The Lathyrus oleraceus cultivar Zhongwan6 chromosome 5, CAAS_Psat_ZW6_1.0, whole genome shotgun sequence genome includes the window CCACTCGTTGGGACCATGCTCGCTTGGTCGCTCACTCCCTCACCGACGAAAAGGTTTCCActtaattcttcttcttctcaattttcttttctttttataaattttctgaattttctaaCTCTTCATGCAGTATTCCAAGGACCAAGCTTCTAGAGACCCTGACAACTATTTCAATATTAGGTTTCTTTCtcaattttctgattttaatttgtttaacctctttatcttttttttttgtaatttgattttttttttttgagatttttgCAGAATGCGTACTTGTCCAGCAGCAGAGTTAGTAGATGGTTCAGAAGTTCTATATTTTGAGCAGGTGTTTCTTCTCTCTGATTAACTGTTTCCAATATTATGCTCTTAAAATTAGCTCAATCTTGATTTCCTTTTTGCTTTTAGGCTTTTCGGAGGAGTCCACAAAAACCCTTTCGCCAGGTAGATTATATGTATTTTGATTatgttttttttcttctattctttATGCTTGAATTATGAATGTGATCGATTGATTGATAGGATCCGCATCGAAATACACTTTTTAGGTTACTGATTTAAAGATATCTATATCTTAGTTGCCATTGTTTGTATCTTTCTGCAGAGGTTGTTAATGGCAAAACCTTGTCCGAAAGAGTTGACATGTGATGTTGAGGTATGTATTCACTCACTATGATGTTGATGTTCTTTATAAGATTTTGCCAATATCCTAAAGCTGATTTGTGCCGAAAAAAATGGTCTAGTTgtgttttttaggttttttccATCAAAAACATTTGTTGTAACTTGTAACAACCCTTGCCCTGGATTTTTTTTGCCTTATCTCCTTTGTTATAAATATTCACAAATTTCATAGGCTCCCTCTTATTTTCTTTTAGGAGTACCAAATAGATAGCTGAAGAGAGGAGGCATAATTTTTACACGAGTGAAAATTTTAACATCAGAGGATCCATTCTAGAAATTAATATGGTGATCTTCCATAGTGGGAATTTACGATAATATTAGTAGCATCGATAAAATAACATATGCTATGCCTTCTTTGTGAAGGTTTTTTTTTCTTAACTACTTAAACTTATTcttatttatttgtttttatgTATATATAGATAGTGATGCAGGAATTAGGGGGTCAAGTATAACTAAATTCTGTTACTTTGTGTTAGATGAGCACTCACACAGTCACACTTCTGTCATGCGTGTTAATATAATTGATCTAACCATTGCCCTGCATTATATGGATACTTGTCCTTATATTTCTATACTGATTTATGGGATCATGATTCCATTTTAGgtttgttttttttctttctatttacaGAATAGTATATTCTTCTTGTTCTTGTTAAAAGTGAAAGTTATATCTTGTTTTAAATAGAGCATGAATTCTAACTTCTCTTCTCTGGCAGTTAAGTACATATGCCATTAGAGAAATGGAGGAATACAAAAATTTCTGTGATCGGCCAAAGGATCTGCGCCCGCAACCAGAAGAAGTCATTGGGGTAAGCATTAAGTCATATTCATTGTTCATATTGTGGTCTTAGCTTATCGTTTTTTGTTAGGGAGAAGTAATAAATCTCACATTTGATAGGTTTAAAATGTTCTGGTGTGAGTTATAAATGTTAAGTTGGTGAGATTAGTGTGTTTCCTGATGCCCGATTCTGATAGTATGTTATGGAAATTAGTTAAGTTACTGTTTGTTATTCAGTTCTAACTGTTTTGTACCAGCTTAGAGACTACATGTTAAGCCTTAGGAAATAGAATTGAGAGAGACATGTTCATCAGCACATTGACATGGAGAAAATCAGAAAAAGTAAGAAAAATTGTgcatgatttctgaagtgtataATTTTTTCATTCATAGTGAATCATTCAAGTGGGTTTATGTCCCCTCCAGGTGTAGGAGTTCATCTCTGAACTGGGTAACCAAATTTTGCGTGTGTTCTTACAATTAATTTTTTCACATTCCTTGCTTTTCAAGCACTCGATTGGTTTTCAATCACTCGATTGGTTTTCAATCACTTAATCTGCATTAGTATTGTTCTTCATCAAGATTAAACTCAGTTTCTGCTGAGTCATGATCCTGACAATTATGGACCTTTTTATCGATTGTGTGTATTCAGGAATTTGGTGAATGAGGATAATTTCTCTGGAAATTGGGTAACTGTTGGAGTGCTAACTGGGAAGGGGATTCAAAAAACAAGTTCAAATGGGAAGAGCTTTTGTATATGGAAAATTGGTTGTTTGGATGAAAACACTGTTCCTATTTTCTTGTTTGGAAATGCTTATCAGAGGAATTCCCAAGAGCAGGCAGGAACGGTCTTTGCATTCTTCAATTGTGGTGTTCGCAAGGATGCCAAGGTATAATTGTTGGGAGTTGGTTAGATTTTTTCAATAATTTTCTATGAGTTCTGCAATCTCTTTTATATTGTTTTTGCAGGGTAATGGCTTTTCTTTGAGTATATACTCCCCTAACCAAATTGTGAAGATGGGCACCTCTGTAGATTACGGAGTTTGCAAAGCGAAAAGAGCGGATGGGATGGCATGTACAATGGCCATAAATAAGTATGCAAATAAATTATGTATCTACTATCTTGTTATTTATTTTGATATGTTAAATGTGGAATTGCCACAGGGTTCTTTGTAACTGTGTCTCTGAacctaatcatcatatatgcaATTTAGAAAAGGAGTAAGGAACAATCACACTTTTTTCTCTATTTCTAGACACTTCTATACATAGATTATCCCTTTGCTGAAATAAGTCTAATCTAAACATGTGGAATTTGACACTGGTTGGATTTGTAATTTTAAATCAGAGTGCTTGCACTTGTTCTGACATTTTTCTgtgaaaaataaaacaaaagagGAGCGAATGTGAAAGGAAGAAAAAATTATACTGCACAAGGTGTTGTTTCAAAATGTGTACTGTATAAGTTGCAAGACACATTTGAAGAAAAAGATTCCCATGGGTTCAGTTCAGTTGAGAAAATTGAGTGCAGACTAGGTGAATCAATAGTTTAGATTTTTATGAAGTACATGCAGTTAGATAGCAATCTATGAATCAGAATCTACTTTGCATGATTCACATTTGCTATTCACGAGCACTATCAGCAGTAACATGGATCCACTTGCATGTAATACTTAGATTCCTGTTAAGCAGTTTTTTCAGAGTGTGCCATGTTTTATAATAGATTTAAAACTGTCTGGAAAACTAGAAGTCTTATATTGGTCATTTTTATACAAACAAAAATTAAACTTTCAAACGGAAAGGTCAATCTTGTTTTTAGAGTCCTGTTAAAGGGAACATAAAAAGCATGATATCCATATTTATATTTgttatattattttattaaattttccTTGACGTTCCTGAATTATTATTCTGTTTCTGTTTCTTCAGACTCCAACTATTACTTTTCCATGTTTGTTTTCCTTACAATATGATActagtatatgtaatgacttgtaaatgtgtacataaatttgtatatattttgatacatttaaggcaaaattggtttgaattggtatatatgtatatttgttagccaaaaattggtagaaaaaaggccaaaatggcatatataaaatgtgataattgtctgtcaaaatctggttgaaaacaggtagaaattctggtttataaacctggaaaaaaatgtggtttaaaacaaaagcttcaaaaattttcgtataccttagacagcgcttttgtaaaaagcgctgtctaaggggggattagaaagcgctttaggcaaaagcgctgtctaaggggggggggggggcttaaacagcgctttttgaaaagcgctgtctaaggtatacctaaaaaaattaaaataagagggtcttataaagcgcttttggccaaagcgctgtctaaggggggggggattagacagcgcttttaagatttaaaaaagcgctgtctaaacctttagcagcggaggtttagacagcgctttaaagcgctgtctaagactaaaaaaagcgctgtctaaggtcttgtttgttgtagtggagagagagagagagagagagagagagagagagagagagagattcacTCCAAAATAATACATTGATTTTTCTCACCTCACAATTTTACATCtattatattaaatatttttcttttaaatattaTACATTACTTTTGCTTCACAATTTTCTCATATTCTAttagtttttctttttttaaaaatatttgattattattattatatacaatttagatatatattatattttaaaatatattatagtatttataaaaaataatataatgCTTGAAATGTATTATGTTTAAAAAATATAATGTGTAGtattttataataaatattatggagtttttactttaatttttttataaaaaataattttaaaaaatcCCATTTAAGGCCTGGTAATTCGAAATTCATACATAATCGAACTCAGATAGGAAATTTTGAACCTATATTAGAACGTAGCTTTTCTAGTCCAATTTGACAGCTATACTTGTAGGAATGACACATCATTAAACTATTTATATTTTAAATTCATATCACTTTATATGGCATCACATAAACTTTATAAAATCACAAAAATAgttttatttttaactttttagatgttaaaagaattaaaaaaattGTCTTTATTACATCCATAATTCACCTTACATGAATAATCCATAATTTAGAATTACAATTGTTATTTTATCATCATTAACTAATAATAATTATATTACATAAAtagtaaaaaaaaaataaaaaataatcagCTTTCTGCATCCTCTTCATGTAAATCTTCTGCAACATCTTTCATGGACCTCTATCTCATGATCGTCACATACAACAGCCTACACATACACATccaaaaaattaaaaattaaaattacatTCAAACAGCATGAAACAAACGTGAGTTTTCTCATACATCATTCATCAA containing:
- the LOC127082672 gene encoding uncharacterized protein LOC127082672, with translation MLSWNLVNEDNFSGNWVTVGVLTGKGIQKTSSNGKSFCIWKIGCLDENTVPIFLFGNAYQRNSQEQAGTVFAFFNCGVRKDAKGNGFSLSIYSPNQIVKMGTSVDYGVCKAKRADGMACTMAINKYANKLCIYYLVIYFDMLNVELPQGSL